A genomic segment from Fervidobacterium gondwanense DSM 13020 encodes:
- a CDS encoding ABC transporter permease subunit produces the protein MEKNAGKVVKSILISNIVPIVFFLLTLGAVLVAKIPPLFLLSEIARRLSRNTFLVLALIIPVVAGLGLNFAIVLGAMAAQAAMFFVVDWNITGLKGVLLSMLIAGVLSVFLGWLVGKTLNRAKGREMITSMILGFFANGVYQLIFLFFIGSLIPFSKTDILLPQGVGLRNTVDLYGVLDGALNNIWVVNIKFINFYMVPLLIVVGLCLFITFLLKTKLGQDFKAVGQDMHIARTSGIDVDKTRIIAVIISTVLAAIGQVIYLQDIGTINTYNSHEQIGLFSIAALLVGGASVRKASIWNAIIGVILFHALFVVAPSAGNKLFGQPQIGEFFREFVAYAVIAFALAMHGWRARKAKH, from the coding sequence ATGGAAAAGAACGCAGGAAAAGTTGTAAAATCAATTTTAATAAGCAATATAGTTCCGATAGTCTTCTTCTTACTAACACTCGGTGCTGTGCTTGTCGCGAAAATTCCACCACTATTTTTACTTTCTGAGATAGCTAGACGACTCAGCAGAAACACATTCTTGGTCCTTGCGCTGATTATACCCGTCGTAGCTGGTCTTGGTCTCAACTTCGCAATCGTGCTCGGAGCGATGGCTGCGCAAGCTGCTATGTTCTTTGTCGTGGACTGGAACATCACGGGCCTAAAAGGTGTTCTCCTTTCAATGCTCATAGCAGGTGTTCTATCGGTATTCTTAGGTTGGCTCGTGGGTAAAACACTTAACAGAGCCAAGGGAAGAGAAATGATAACATCGATGATTCTCGGCTTTTTTGCAAATGGTGTTTACCAGCTCATATTCTTGTTCTTCATCGGCTCTCTGATTCCATTCTCAAAGACAGATATACTCCTTCCGCAAGGCGTTGGGTTGCGCAACACAGTTGATTTGTATGGTGTATTAGATGGGGCGCTTAACAACATATGGGTTGTTAACATCAAATTTATCAATTTCTACATGGTTCCACTGCTCATAGTCGTTGGTCTGTGTTTGTTTATAACATTCTTGCTAAAAACAAAGCTCGGTCAGGATTTCAAAGCAGTTGGACAGGACATGCACATTGCGAGGACATCTGGTATAGACGTTGATAAGACGCGTATAATAGCGGTAATCATTTCAACCGTATTAGCAGCTATCGGGCAGGTTATCTATCTTCAGGACATAGGAACGATAAACACGTACAACAGTCATGAGCAGATAGGACTGTTCTCAATTGCAGCGCTGTTAGTTGGCGGTGCTTCGGTGAGAAAAGCGAGCATATGGAACGCAATAATCGGTGTTATACTTTTCCACGCACTCTTCGTTGTCGCACCGAGCGCTGGAAACAAGCTCTTCGGTCAGCCTCAGATTGGAGAATTCTTCAGAGAATTCGTGGCATATGCAGTTATCGCATTCGCACTTGCAATGCACGGATGGAGGGCAAGGAAGGCAAAGCACTGA
- a CDS encoding extracellular solute-binding protein, whose product MKRINRVVKLVLFVALFVLVVFVLNACNRQSTLRIYNWADYIPQEVIEQFEKEYNCKVIYDTYASNEEMFAKIKSGGSGYDIVFPSGDHVKMMINEGLLEKLDLNKIPNFKNLSEVVLSKTTYDPNHEYSVPYMMGTTGLIVNKNYLKEYEKSWSIYEREDLKDKITLLDDMREVFGAALKYLGYSVNTTNPEEIEKAKEVILNWKKNIVKFDATTYAQGVVNGEFWVVHGYPENVFQLIPEEGMENFEFFVPKEGGTLWIDSMVILKDAKNKELAYKFIDFILRPEVAAKIADFLMIPSPVADAVNYQEVEPLYTVEELANCEIIDYIGEAIDLYNKAWEEIIK is encoded by the coding sequence ATGAAAAGGATAAACCGCGTTGTTAAGTTGGTACTCTTTGTGGCGCTCTTCGTGTTGGTGGTTTTTGTTTTAAACGCGTGCAACAGACAGTCGACACTTCGCATATACAACTGGGCAGATTATATTCCTCAAGAAGTTATTGAGCAGTTTGAAAAAGAGTACAACTGTAAAGTCATATACGATACCTACGCATCAAACGAAGAGATGTTTGCAAAAATAAAATCCGGTGGTTCTGGATACGATATAGTTTTCCCGTCCGGAGACCACGTTAAGATGATGATAAATGAAGGATTGCTCGAAAAGCTCGATTTGAACAAAATCCCGAACTTCAAAAATTTGTCCGAAGTTGTCCTTTCAAAGACAACGTACGATCCTAACCACGAATACTCTGTTCCTTACATGATGGGAACGACGGGTTTAATTGTTAATAAGAATTACTTAAAAGAATACGAAAAATCTTGGAGTATATACGAAAGGGAAGATTTAAAAGACAAAATTACACTCCTCGACGACATGCGCGAAGTTTTCGGTGCTGCGTTGAAATACTTAGGATATTCTGTAAACACAACAAATCCTGAAGAGATAGAAAAAGCTAAGGAAGTAATATTGAACTGGAAGAAGAATATCGTGAAATTCGACGCTACAACTTACGCACAAGGCGTTGTGAACGGTGAGTTCTGGGTTGTACACGGTTATCCTGAAAATGTCTTCCAGCTAATTCCGGAAGAAGGAATGGAGAATTTTGAGTTCTTCGTTCCAAAAGAAGGTGGAACGCTCTGGATAGACAGTATGGTTATATTAAAGGATGCCAAGAACAAAGAGCTTGCGTATAAGTTCATCGACTTCATACTGAGACCTGAGGTAGCTGCAAAAATCGCCGACTTCCTCATGATTCCATCACCTGTTGCTGATGCTGTAAATTACCAAGAGGTTGAACCACTTTACACAGTCGAAGAACTGGCAAATTGCGAGATTATAGACTACATAGGTGAAGCAATCGACCTTTACAACAAAGCTTGGGAAGAGATAATTAAGTGA
- a CDS encoding alpha/beta fold hydrolase translates to MKNLFETSDGTRIEYEYTGIINQDTHSEIPLVFLNGIFMHYESWKILTKGMNEKVPVLFHNFRCQWGSGCNDTKKCSFERHTLDLKELLDFLGIKKAKIVGTSYGGEVGMLFGYMFPEYVDSMMIITSTARTDSVMEVKALRWKDGAASEDPQIFVRNWLTDVYSETYISSFENLANIISSRLQGFNYRGAVRLLEAFFELNKYDLLEKVREFQFSVLIVSAEYDGIKPKRFSEEIYQNIKKSLHITIPNSGHAVVVEKPREVGYLIRTFATGELY, encoded by the coding sequence ATGAAAAATCTGTTTGAGACTTCCGATGGGACAAGAATTGAGTACGAATATACCGGGATAATAAATCAAGATACGCACTCAGAAATTCCGTTGGTGTTTTTAAATGGCATATTCATGCATTATGAGAGTTGGAAGATTTTGACTAAAGGTATGAACGAGAAAGTTCCGGTGCTTTTCCATAACTTTCGATGCCAGTGGGGTTCTGGATGCAACGATACAAAAAAGTGTTCTTTTGAAAGACACACTTTAGATTTAAAAGAACTTCTTGATTTTCTTGGAATAAAGAAAGCGAAGATTGTTGGCACTTCATATGGCGGGGAAGTAGGAATGCTATTTGGTTATATGTTCCCTGAGTACGTTGATTCAATGATGATAATAACCTCCACCGCTCGAACAGATTCTGTTATGGAAGTTAAGGCTCTCAGATGGAAAGATGGTGCTGCAAGCGAAGACCCCCAAATATTTGTGAGAAACTGGTTAACGGATGTGTACAGCGAAACGTACATAAGTTCATTTGAAAACTTAGCTAATATCATCTCATCAAGACTCCAAGGTTTCAACTACAGGGGCGCAGTTAGGCTACTCGAAGCTTTCTTTGAGCTGAACAAGTATGATTTGCTTGAAAAGGTGAGGGAATTTCAATTTTCCGTGCTCATAGTTTCGGCTGAATACGATGGCATAAAGCCAAAAAGATTCAGTGAGGAGATATATCAAAACATAAAGAAATCTTTGCACATAACGATTCCAAACTCAGGACATGCGGTGGTGGTTGAGAAACCAAGAGAGGTGGGATATCTAATAAGAACATTTGCAACTGGTGAGCTTTATTAG
- a CDS encoding ABC transporter ATP-binding protein, translated as MEPIIEFKNFTFRYHVQSEPTLYDINLKIFPGEKVLILGPSGSGKSTLVHCLNGLIPFAYKGEITGSLKIKGFETRELDIFKLSKIVGTVLQDTDAQFVGLTVGEDIAFALENDNVPHEEMKKRVEEAAKMVGMEKFLNHSPFEISGGQKQRTTIAGVLVDNVDVLLFDEPLANLDPATAKKAMEIIDELHTKTGKTVIIVEHRLEDVLHREIDRVIVLKDGRIIFDSNPHELMESDVLSSAGLREPLYVSALKYSGLKISKEIKPGYISTLSLPDKEKENVRKWFNSNSKDVQKMTDESEPILRVENLNFSYERGKPVLKNINLEIKDGEMISIVGKNGAGKSTFAKVLCGFVKEDSGKIIYKNEILNNMTIKERAQFIGFVMQNPNQMITKPIVYDEIALGLRLRKVPEDVIERKVDEVAQICGLKPFIKWPISALSYGQKKRVTIASILALDPKIIILDEPTAGQDFSHYSEIMEFLAELNSNGITIILITHDMHLIMEYTHRAVVFADGEIVANDEPSKILTNFEVIEKANLKETSLYSLANIVGINETSEFVQHFIDYDRTVRKSHARKADNVHI; from the coding sequence GTGGAACCGATTATAGAATTTAAAAACTTCACGTTTAGGTACCACGTTCAGTCTGAACCGACGCTGTACGATATTAACCTCAAGATATTCCCGGGCGAGAAGGTACTGATACTGGGTCCAAGCGGGAGTGGAAAGAGTACTCTTGTCCACTGCCTCAACGGGCTCATTCCTTTCGCTTACAAAGGTGAAATAACTGGTAGCTTGAAAATCAAAGGTTTTGAAACGCGAGAACTCGATATTTTTAAATTATCGAAAATCGTTGGAACAGTCCTCCAAGATACCGACGCTCAATTCGTAGGACTTACTGTCGGCGAAGATATAGCCTTTGCTTTAGAGAACGATAACGTGCCGCACGAAGAGATGAAAAAAAGAGTCGAAGAAGCAGCGAAGATGGTCGGAATGGAGAAATTTTTGAACCATTCACCGTTTGAAATATCCGGTGGGCAGAAACAAAGAACAACAATTGCAGGTGTGCTTGTTGATAACGTCGATGTACTCTTGTTCGACGAACCGTTGGCAAACCTCGATCCTGCAACTGCTAAGAAAGCTATGGAGATAATAGATGAACTCCATACCAAAACTGGTAAGACAGTAATAATTGTTGAGCATAGATTAGAGGATGTGCTCCACAGGGAAATTGACAGGGTTATCGTACTAAAGGACGGAAGGATAATATTCGACTCAAATCCGCACGAATTGATGGAAAGCGATGTATTGTCAAGCGCTGGATTAAGAGAACCGCTGTACGTATCTGCTTTGAAGTACTCAGGTTTAAAGATTTCTAAAGAAATTAAACCGGGCTACATATCCACTTTAAGCCTTCCAGATAAAGAAAAGGAAAATGTTAGAAAGTGGTTTAACAGCAATTCAAAGGATGTTCAAAAAATGACCGATGAATCAGAGCCTATTCTAAGGGTAGAAAATCTGAACTTTTCTTATGAAAGAGGTAAGCCTGTTCTGAAGAATATAAATCTTGAAATAAAAGACGGAGAGATGATTTCGATAGTTGGAAAGAACGGTGCCGGAAAATCGACATTTGCAAAGGTGCTCTGTGGCTTTGTAAAGGAAGATTCAGGAAAGATCATCTACAAAAACGAGATTTTGAACAATATGACGATAAAAGAGCGAGCTCAGTTCATAGGTTTTGTGATGCAGAATCCTAACCAGATGATAACAAAACCTATCGTGTACGATGAGATAGCGCTCGGGCTGAGGCTCAGAAAAGTTCCGGAGGATGTGATTGAGAGAAAAGTGGACGAAGTTGCCCAAATATGCGGACTTAAGCCGTTTATTAAGTGGCCCATTTCTGCACTCAGCTATGGACAAAAGAAGAGAGTTACAATCGCTTCGATTCTTGCGTTAGATCCGAAGATAATCATTTTGGACGAGCCAACTGCTGGGCAAGATTTCAGCCACTATTCCGAAATTATGGAGTTCCTCGCCGAGCTCAATTCGAACGGGATAACAATCATACTTATAACCCACGACATGCACTTGATAATGGAATACACGCACAGAGCTGTCGTTTTTGCAGATGGTGAAATCGTGGCAAACGATGAACCGTCGAAGATACTTACGAATTTTGAAGTTATCGAAAAGGCGAATTTGAAAGAGACTTCGCTGTACTCTTTAGCAAACATCGTCGGAATAAACGAGACTTCAGAGTTCGTCCAGCACTTCATAGATTACGACAGGACGGTGAGAAAGAGCCATGCAAGAAAAGCTGATAATGTACACATCTGA
- a CDS encoding energy-coupling factor transporter transmembrane component T family protein, whose protein sequence is MQEKLIMYTSEETFIHRLSGLTKLISFLVLTSAVMYTYDIRVIVGILIFSFALMKVAKIKFSKVKTMFLYVFIFLLLNEFITFLFAPTEGVKIFGTSHVLFELSSRYVVTLEQIFYQTTKFLKYISVIPLGMIFLFTTNPSELASSLNRIGVHYKVAYAFALTLRYFPDVQRVYTDISLSQQARGVDLSYKAKFKDRFKHSLLILIPLIFSSLERVEKISNAMDLRGFGKHKKRTWYTTKKLRKEDYVALVISGMVLLISVLIGMFVNHGRFYNPFI, encoded by the coding sequence ATGCAAGAAAAGCTGATAATGTACACATCTGAAGAAACTTTTATACACAGGCTATCTGGATTGACGAAACTCATATCCTTTTTGGTTCTCACCTCGGCAGTTATGTACACGTACGATATTAGAGTAATCGTCGGCATACTGATATTCTCGTTTGCACTGATGAAGGTAGCAAAGATAAAGTTCTCAAAGGTAAAGACAATGTTCTTGTATGTTTTCATCTTCTTGCTCTTGAACGAATTTATAACTTTTCTTTTCGCACCTACTGAAGGAGTTAAGATATTCGGAACGAGCCATGTTCTTTTTGAGCTATCTTCAAGATACGTCGTCACGCTCGAGCAGATATTCTACCAGACAACGAAGTTTCTGAAATACATTTCGGTCATACCGCTCGGTATGATATTCCTTTTCACAACAAACCCGAGCGAGCTTGCTTCATCGCTTAACCGGATAGGCGTTCACTATAAGGTAGCGTACGCATTCGCACTAACTTTGAGGTATTTCCCAGATGTTCAGAGGGTATACACAGATATAAGCCTTTCACAGCAAGCCCGAGGCGTTGACCTATCATATAAAGCGAAGTTCAAGGATAGATTTAAGCATTCTCTCTTGATTTTGATACCTCTCATATTTTCAAGCCTCGAAAGAGTTGAAAAAATAAGCAATGCAATGGATTTGAGAGGTTTTGGAAAGCACAAAAAAAGAACATGGTATACGACGAAGAAATTAAGAAAGGAAGATTACGTAGCCCTCGTCATATCTGGAATGGTATTATTGATTTCGGTACTTATCGGCATGTTCGTAAACCATGGTAGGTTCTATAATCCCTTTATTTAA
- a CDS encoding ABC transporter permease subunit produces MSDTRASIKNIFTSLKKLDLPIIVIVIFLLSLFVLAGITKVSISSLLNDSLVRIGMNGVLVLAMLPTIRAGIGPNFGLPVGIIGGLLGMLIVMENQITGPAGFFIAIAISIAFNLGFGLIYAWLLDKVRGQEMMVETYVGYSIVAFMSIMWLVLPFSSPEMVWAIGGKGLRYTLTLQNYFDKVLNNFWRFKVFGEFYFPTGLILFFAFMCFVVYLFFKTKSGLGIDLVGQNELYAISSGVKPKKARRNAVILSTVLAGIGIIVYAQSYGFVQLYQAPLFMTFPAVASILIGGASIRRASITNVVLGTIVFQTLLTVSLPVLSQVTRGDITEVMRLIVSNGMILYALTRAPKEAN; encoded by the coding sequence ATGAGCGATACAAGAGCAAGTATTAAGAACATATTCACGAGCTTGAAAAAACTTGATTTGCCAATAATTGTTATCGTAATCTTCCTATTGTCCTTATTTGTTTTGGCTGGCATCACGAAGGTTTCTATATCATCGCTTTTAAACGACTCACTTGTGAGGATAGGAATGAATGGTGTATTAGTGCTCGCAATGTTGCCAACTATAAGAGCTGGAATAGGTCCGAATTTCGGTTTACCTGTTGGGATAATTGGTGGATTACTTGGTATGCTTATAGTGATGGAAAATCAAATAACAGGCCCAGCTGGGTTCTTCATAGCTATTGCAATTTCTATAGCGTTCAACTTAGGTTTTGGTTTGATATACGCATGGTTGCTCGATAAGGTTCGCGGTCAAGAGATGATGGTTGAGACGTATGTTGGATACTCAATAGTTGCGTTTATGTCAATCATGTGGTTAGTCCTACCATTTTCGAGCCCAGAGATGGTATGGGCTATAGGAGGAAAGGGTTTAAGGTATACGCTTACCCTGCAGAACTACTTTGACAAAGTTTTGAACAACTTCTGGCGCTTCAAAGTCTTTGGAGAATTCTACTTTCCAACCGGTTTGATACTCTTCTTTGCGTTTATGTGTTTTGTGGTATATCTATTTTTCAAAACAAAGTCCGGTCTTGGGATAGATTTGGTTGGTCAGAACGAACTTTACGCGATTAGTTCCGGTGTAAAACCGAAAAAGGCTCGGAGAAATGCTGTAATACTTTCAACAGTCTTAGCAGGTATAGGTATTATAGTTTACGCTCAGAGCTACGGATTTGTCCAGCTGTATCAAGCACCTCTATTCATGACATTTCCAGCAGTTGCCTCAATCCTTATAGGTGGAGCTTCTATAAGGCGTGCATCAATTACTAATGTTGTCTTAGGAACTATTGTCTTCCAAACACTGCTTACCGTTTCGCTTCCTGTACTCAGCCAAGTTACCAGAGGTGACATCACCGAGGTAATGAGGTTGATAGTGAGTAATGGTATGATACTCTACGCGCTGACAAGAGCTCCAAAGGAGGCGAACTGA
- a CDS encoding pseudouridine synthase: MKLQKFLQSKGYSRRMADKLVFNGEVSVNEKQVFEPWYEVNFGDKVQVENKNYTFDDRNQDYSYYVLHKPKGYSTTLSDPKQKHTVATLLQEKNLQHLNHLKPVGRLDKDVEGVVILTDDGDLINILTSARYGVEKVYVAKVRGKVKKEDLEKLRNGIEDNGDFLKCENAVVIEMHKDYSIVKVTMIKGRKHEVKRLFSSIGNPVVNLIRISHGPVDITLVPNPGDIVEIRANVLDKLLEIKKKNQNKVRS; encoded by the coding sequence ATGAAACTTCAAAAGTTCCTTCAGTCGAAGGGTTATTCGCGAAGAATGGCTGATAAGCTTGTATTTAATGGTGAAGTCTCTGTAAATGAAAAACAAGTTTTTGAGCCTTGGTACGAGGTTAATTTTGGTGATAAAGTGCAAGTGGAAAATAAGAATTACACGTTCGATGATAGAAATCAAGATTACTCGTACTATGTACTCCACAAGCCTAAAGGATACTCAACAACACTTTCCGACCCAAAACAAAAGCACACAGTAGCAACGCTCTTGCAGGAAAAGAATCTACAGCATTTGAACCATCTCAAGCCAGTTGGAAGGTTGGACAAGGATGTAGAAGGAGTGGTTATATTAACTGATGATGGAGATCTAATAAACATACTCACGAGTGCAAGGTACGGCGTGGAAAAGGTTTACGTTGCCAAAGTGCGAGGAAAGGTTAAGAAAGAAGATTTGGAAAAGTTGAGGAATGGGATTGAAGACAACGGAGACTTCTTAAAGTGTGAAAATGCTGTTGTAATTGAGATGCATAAAGATTATTCGATTGTAAAGGTAACAATGATAAAGGGCAGAAAACATGAAGTCAAAAGATTGTTCTCATCAATTGGTAATCCTGTGGTCAATCTGATACGGATAAGTCATGGACCTGTTGATATCACCCTTGTTCCAAACCCTGGCGATATAGTGGAGATTCGAGCGAATGTTTTAGACAAGCTCTTAGAGATTAAAAAGAAGAATCAAAACAAAGTCCGTTCATGA
- a CDS encoding sugar ABC transporter ATP-binding protein — protein sequence MSYVLEMKGISKSYYGNQVLKNVSISVGEGEVLGLVGENGAGKSTLMNILFGMPVIHSTGGFEGEIIFNGQKVNIDSPLKAMELGIGMVHQEFMLLPGFTVTENIKLNREITKPNFVSQMFGKRLETLDMPTMRQEARNALDTIKMHSIDELELIARLPVAHKQFVEIAREIDKKSLKLLVLDEPTAVLTESEAENLLNVIRLLSEKGIAIIFISHRLHEILEVAHRIVILRDGMLVAEGKKEEFTIYQIAEKMVGRKIENVELPPRKKEIDEKNVIMSIKHLKVHMPGEEVRDFSIDIREGEILGIGGLAGQGKLGVANGIFGLYPAEGEVTYNGKEFQLNSPLYSLRNGIVYVSEDRRGVGLLLDESVEMNIVATAISAFNMFTKKFLGLTIYDRKAIREHAVKLIHELDIRCKGPTQPVRRLSGGNQQKVCLARAFTLNPKLLFVSEPTRGIDVGAKKLVLDYLVKLNREHGITIVLTSSELAELKSICDRIAIVAEGKVSAILPPTASDVEFGLAMAGEVKEVNVK from the coding sequence ATGAGTTATGTGCTTGAGATGAAGGGGATTTCTAAGTCTTATTACGGCAACCAAGTTCTTAAAAACGTTTCCATATCAGTTGGCGAAGGTGAAGTGCTCGGCTTAGTCGGCGAAAACGGTGCTGGTAAGTCGACATTGATGAATATCTTGTTCGGGATGCCTGTCATACATTCAACGGGTGGTTTCGAAGGGGAGATAATTTTCAACGGTCAGAAGGTGAACATCGATTCTCCCTTGAAAGCGATGGAACTTGGAATAGGTATGGTCCACCAGGAATTCATGCTCTTGCCCGGTTTTACAGTAACAGAGAATATCAAGCTCAACAGAGAGATAACAAAACCGAATTTTGTAAGCCAAATGTTCGGTAAAAGGTTAGAGACGTTAGATATGCCCACAATGAGGCAAGAAGCACGAAATGCTTTGGATACTATAAAAATGCACTCAATTGACGAACTTGAGCTAATAGCAAGACTTCCCGTTGCACACAAGCAGTTCGTTGAGATTGCTCGTGAAATCGATAAGAAAAGTTTGAAGCTACTCGTGCTTGATGAACCTACTGCTGTTTTGACTGAATCGGAAGCAGAAAACTTGTTGAATGTAATAAGGTTGCTTTCTGAGAAGGGAATCGCAATAATATTTATATCGCACCGATTACACGAAATTTTGGAGGTAGCGCACAGAATTGTTATACTGCGTGATGGTATGTTAGTAGCAGAAGGGAAGAAGGAAGAATTTACTATTTATCAAATTGCAGAAAAGATGGTTGGAAGGAAAATCGAGAACGTAGAACTTCCGCCAAGAAAAAAAGAAATAGATGAAAAAAATGTCATAATGTCAATAAAGCACCTGAAAGTCCATATGCCTGGTGAAGAAGTCCGCGACTTTTCAATAGATATTCGCGAAGGTGAGATACTTGGAATAGGTGGTCTCGCCGGTCAAGGTAAGCTTGGTGTTGCAAACGGAATATTTGGATTGTATCCAGCCGAAGGGGAAGTAACTTACAATGGGAAAGAGTTCCAGCTTAACTCCCCGTTGTATTCTTTGAGAAATGGAATAGTTTACGTTTCAGAAGACAGAAGGGGTGTAGGATTGCTCTTAGATGAATCTGTGGAGATGAACATAGTTGCGACGGCAATTTCTGCATTCAATATGTTCACAAAGAAGTTTCTCGGATTAACAATTTACGATAGAAAGGCTATTCGCGAACATGCTGTAAAACTCATTCATGAGCTTGACATACGCTGTAAAGGACCAACGCAACCTGTGAGGAGGTTGAGCGGTGGTAACCAGCAAAAAGTCTGTCTGGCAAGAGCATTCACCCTTAATCCGAAATTGCTCTTCGTTTCTGAGCCAACGCGCGGTATTGACGTTGGTGCGAAGAAACTCGTTTTGGATTACCTTGTCAAATTGAACCGCGAGCATGGAATTACAATAGTTCTCACATCGAGTGAATTAGCAGAGCTCAAATCGATATGTGACAGAATTGCCATCGTGGCAGAAGGAAAAGTTTCCGCTATCCTTCCACCAACAGCATCCGATGTTGAATTCGGTCTTGCAATGGCTGGAGAGGTAAAGGAGGTAAATGTAAAATGA
- a CDS encoding DUF3798 domain-containing protein, with product MKKLLVLLVAVLLVSSLYAALGFKIGVVTGTVSQGEDEYRGAEAVVKKYGKEIIHVTYPDKFMQEQETTIARIVELAYDPQVKAIVICQGVPGTTAAIRRVKEMRKDIVFVVGVPHEDPGVISPAADVILEVDTPGRGKTIVELAKKMGVETIIHYSFPRHMSYKLLAERRDIMEKTAKEMGINFVFVSAPDPLGEQGLTGAQQFILEDVPRQLAKYGPKTGFFSTNCGMQEPLQKAILKHGGYYLEPCCPSPTHGFPGTLGISIPEDKKGDMTYILKVVNQKIVEMGGAGRFATWPVPMNMLFVEAGVEIAKNLVQKKVSPTNLNGIKLIVTEAAKTKYPKAALEARTLSPYKNYYMFIHKSVIFGVDKF from the coding sequence ATGAAGAAACTTCTTGTTTTGCTTGTAGCTGTTCTTCTTGTTTCATCGCTTTACGCAGCTCTTGGATTCAAGATCGGAGTTGTTACGGGAACGGTTTCTCAAGGTGAAGATGAGTACCGCGGAGCTGAGGCTGTAGTTAAGAAGTACGGTAAAGAGATCATCCACGTGACATATCCAGACAAATTCATGCAAGAGCAAGAAACAACGATAGCAAGAATTGTGGAACTTGCGTACGACCCACAGGTAAAGGCTATCGTCATATGCCAAGGAGTACCAGGAACAACAGCGGCAATAAGAAGAGTTAAAGAAATGAGAAAAGATATTGTCTTTGTTGTCGGAGTGCCACACGAAGATCCAGGTGTCATCTCACCAGCAGCAGATGTGATTCTTGAGGTTGATACCCCAGGTCGTGGAAAGACGATAGTCGAGCTTGCAAAGAAGATGGGTGTCGAAACGATAATTCACTATTCTTTCCCAAGACACATGAGCTACAAACTCTTAGCTGAAAGAAGAGACATAATGGAAAAGACAGCTAAGGAAATGGGCATAAACTTCGTATTTGTTTCCGCTCCAGACCCACTTGGAGAACAGGGTTTAACAGGTGCACAACAATTCATTCTTGAAGACGTTCCAAGACAACTCGCAAAATACGGTCCAAAGACAGGTTTCTTCTCAACAAACTGCGGTATGCAAGAACCTCTCCAGAAAGCTATACTTAAACATGGCGGTTACTACCTCGAACCATGCTGTCCATCACCAACGCACGGATTCCCTGGAACTCTTGGTATATCCATTCCTGAAGACAAGAAAGGCGATATGACATACATATTGAAAGTAGTCAACCAAAAGATCGTTGAAATGGGCGGTGCAGGAAGATTTGCAACATGGCCAGTTCCAATGAACATGCTCTTTGTTGAAGCAGGCGTGGAAATTGCTAAGAACTTGGTCCAGAAGAAAGTCAGCCCAACAAACTTAAATGGTATAAAACTCATCGTTACAGAAGCCGCAAAGACAAAGTATCCAAAAGCAGCACTTGAGGCAAGAACACTCAGCCCATACAAGAACTACTACATGTTCATCCACAAGTCAGTAATATTTGGGGTTGACAAATTCTAA